A window of Primulina huaijiensis isolate GDHJ02 chromosome 9, ASM1229523v2, whole genome shotgun sequence contains these coding sequences:
- the LOC140984561 gene encoding uncharacterized protein isoform X2: MESRKKASEGIALLSMYGDEDDEMEVAEDQDENLQEEEIPSIASDVVMVKDEDDLSAVGNENTSQKEERGPNAMSPNKLFNYVTSSATASPLFSRVSPQPPQHTVGLDLNLSHVPKNRLTIVDYGHEEGAMSPEAEDGEIVATGRVMYGDQLQTSDGEFRDSRSPRNARLATPNTRAMTPQLLDAIDQPESDSMDCAINALEAAETEDAIRISTEEERDMDPLAKFLPPPPKKKCSEELQEKIIKFLALKKTTGRSFNAEVRNKKEYRNPDFLLHAVTYQNIDQIGSCCSKYVFDPHGYDKSDFYDEIEADIRREVERRELEKKKNQRVDYISGGAQQGNVAPTPKINTPIPGLTAVAGGVSNITRVAVDVAARDGRHNKKSKWDKVDVDQRNFNPSGGQETLSAIGAHAALISAAKSGSGYTSFAQQRRKEAENRRSSERKLEERS, encoded by the exons ATGGAATCGAGGAAGAAAGCTTCTGAGGGCATAGCGTTGTTGTCCATGTATGGAGACGAAGACGATGAAATGGAAGTCGCCGAAGATCAGGATGAAAATCTTCAAGAAGAAGAAATCCCATCCATCGCGTCGGATGTCGTTATGGTGAAAGATGAAGATGATCTTAGTGCCGTTGGCAATGAAAATACGTCGCAGAAAGAAGAGCGAGGCCCGAATGCTATGTCTCCTAATAAGCTCTTTAATTATGTTACTTCCTCGGCAACTGCCTCTCCACTGTTCTCTCGCGTGTCACCTCAACCGCCGCAACATACGGTTGGTTTGGATTTGAACTTGTCTCATGTTCCAAAGAATCGGCTGACGATAGTGGATTATGGGCACGAGGAGGGGGCAATGTCTCCTGAAGCTGAG GATGGAGAAATAGTGGCGACTGGTCGAGTAATGTATGGGGATCAGCTTCAAACCAGTGACG GCGAGTTTCGGGATAGCAGATCACCAAGAAATGCTAGGCTCGCAACACCTAACACTCGAGCCATGACACCTCAATTATTGGATGCAATTGATCAACCTGAATCGGATAGCATGGATTGTGCAATTAATGCATTGGAAGCTGCAGAAACTGAAGATGCCATTAGAATTTCTACCGAAGAGGAAAGGGATATGGATCCATTGGCCAAGTTTCTTCCCCCACCTCCTAAGAAAAAGTGCTCAGAGGAACTGCAA GAGAAGATTATCAAGTTTCTTGCACTGAAGAAGACAACTGGAAGAAGTTTCAACGCAGAGGTGCGCAATAAGAAGGAATATCGAAACCCTGACTTCTTGTTGCACGCTGTGACTTACCAAAATATTGATCAAATAGGATCTTGCTGCAGTAAATATGTTTTTGACCCTCATGGATATGACAAAAGTGACTTCTATGATGAAATAG AAGCTGACATTAGGCGGGAGGTAGAAAGGAGGGAActagaaaagaagaaaaatcaaaGGGTTGACTATATTTCTGGAGGAGCGCAGCAAGGAAATGTTGCTCCTACTCCAAAGATTAACACACCAATTCCAG GATTGACCGCGGTTGCTGGTGGTGTGTCTAATATAACACGAGTTGCTGTAGATGTTGCAGCCCGAGATGGAAGACATAACAAAAAGTCAAAGTGGGACAAG GTGGATGTTGATCAAAGGAATTTTAATCCGTCTGGAGGTCAGGAAACTCTGTCTGCTATTGGTGCTCATGCAGCCCTTATCTCTGCTGCTAAATCTGGTAGTGGATACACTTCTTTTGC
- the LOC140984561 gene encoding uncharacterized protein isoform X1: MESRKKASEGIALLSMYGDEDDEMEVAEDQDENLQEEEIPSIASDVVMVKDEDDLSAVGNENTSQKEERGPNAMSPNKLFNYVTSSATASPLFSRVSPQPPQHTVGLDLNLSHVPKNRLTIVDYGHEEGAMSPEAEDGEIVATGRVMYGDQLQTSDGEFRDSRSPRNARLATPNTRAMTPQLLDAIDQPESDSMDCAINALEAAETEDAIRISTEEERDMDPLAKFLPPPPKKKCSEELQEKIIKFLALKKTTGRSFNAEVRNKKEYRNPDFLLHAVTYQNIDQIGSCCSKYVFDPHGYDKSDFYDEIEADIRREVERRELEKKKNQRVDYISGGAQQGNVAPTPKINTPIPGLTAVAGGVSNITRVAVDVAARDGRHNKKSKWDKVDVDQRNFNPSGGQETLSAIGAHAALISAAKSGNRGERKQKIGDPVKENWRKDHSVDSCYKHFHSY; this comes from the exons ATGGAATCGAGGAAGAAAGCTTCTGAGGGCATAGCGTTGTTGTCCATGTATGGAGACGAAGACGATGAAATGGAAGTCGCCGAAGATCAGGATGAAAATCTTCAAGAAGAAGAAATCCCATCCATCGCGTCGGATGTCGTTATGGTGAAAGATGAAGATGATCTTAGTGCCGTTGGCAATGAAAATACGTCGCAGAAAGAAGAGCGAGGCCCGAATGCTATGTCTCCTAATAAGCTCTTTAATTATGTTACTTCCTCGGCAACTGCCTCTCCACTGTTCTCTCGCGTGTCACCTCAACCGCCGCAACATACGGTTGGTTTGGATTTGAACTTGTCTCATGTTCCAAAGAATCGGCTGACGATAGTGGATTATGGGCACGAGGAGGGGGCAATGTCTCCTGAAGCTGAG GATGGAGAAATAGTGGCGACTGGTCGAGTAATGTATGGGGATCAGCTTCAAACCAGTGACG GCGAGTTTCGGGATAGCAGATCACCAAGAAATGCTAGGCTCGCAACACCTAACACTCGAGCCATGACACCTCAATTATTGGATGCAATTGATCAACCTGAATCGGATAGCATGGATTGTGCAATTAATGCATTGGAAGCTGCAGAAACTGAAGATGCCATTAGAATTTCTACCGAAGAGGAAAGGGATATGGATCCATTGGCCAAGTTTCTTCCCCCACCTCCTAAGAAAAAGTGCTCAGAGGAACTGCAA GAGAAGATTATCAAGTTTCTTGCACTGAAGAAGACAACTGGAAGAAGTTTCAACGCAGAGGTGCGCAATAAGAAGGAATATCGAAACCCTGACTTCTTGTTGCACGCTGTGACTTACCAAAATATTGATCAAATAGGATCTTGCTGCAGTAAATATGTTTTTGACCCTCATGGATATGACAAAAGTGACTTCTATGATGAAATAG AAGCTGACATTAGGCGGGAGGTAGAAAGGAGGGAActagaaaagaagaaaaatcaaaGGGTTGACTATATTTCTGGAGGAGCGCAGCAAGGAAATGTTGCTCCTACTCCAAAGATTAACACACCAATTCCAG GATTGACCGCGGTTGCTGGTGGTGTGTCTAATATAACACGAGTTGCTGTAGATGTTGCAGCCCGAGATGGAAGACATAACAAAAAGTCAAAGTGGGACAAG GTGGATGTTGATCAAAGGAATTTTAATCCGTCTGGAGGTCAGGAAACTCTGTCTGCTATTGGTGCTCATGCAGCCCTTATCTCTGCTGCTAAATCTG
- the LOC140984561 gene encoding uncharacterized protein isoform X3: MESRKKASEGIALLSMYGDEDDEMEVAEDQDENLQEEEIPSIASDVVMVKDEDDLSAVGNENTSQKEERGPNAMSPNKLFNYVTSSATASPLFSRVSPQPPQHTVGLDLNLSHVPKNRLTIVDYGHEEGAMSPEAEDGEIVATGRVMYGDQLQTSDGEFRDSRSPRNARLATPNTRAMTPQLLDAIDQPESDSMDCAINALEAAETEDAIRISTEEERDMDPLAKFLPPPPKKKCSEELQEKIIKFLALKKTTGRSFNAEVRNKKEYRNPDFLLHAVTYQNIDQIGSCCSKYVFDPHGYDKSDFYDEIEADIRREVERRELEKKKNQRVDYISGGAQQGNVAPTPKINTPIPVAVDVAARDGRHNKKSKWDKVDVDQRNFNPSGGQETLSAIGAHAALISAAKSGNRGERKQKIGDPVKENWRKDHSVDSCYKHFHSY; this comes from the exons ATGGAATCGAGGAAGAAAGCTTCTGAGGGCATAGCGTTGTTGTCCATGTATGGAGACGAAGACGATGAAATGGAAGTCGCCGAAGATCAGGATGAAAATCTTCAAGAAGAAGAAATCCCATCCATCGCGTCGGATGTCGTTATGGTGAAAGATGAAGATGATCTTAGTGCCGTTGGCAATGAAAATACGTCGCAGAAAGAAGAGCGAGGCCCGAATGCTATGTCTCCTAATAAGCTCTTTAATTATGTTACTTCCTCGGCAACTGCCTCTCCACTGTTCTCTCGCGTGTCACCTCAACCGCCGCAACATACGGTTGGTTTGGATTTGAACTTGTCTCATGTTCCAAAGAATCGGCTGACGATAGTGGATTATGGGCACGAGGAGGGGGCAATGTCTCCTGAAGCTGAG GATGGAGAAATAGTGGCGACTGGTCGAGTAATGTATGGGGATCAGCTTCAAACCAGTGACG GCGAGTTTCGGGATAGCAGATCACCAAGAAATGCTAGGCTCGCAACACCTAACACTCGAGCCATGACACCTCAATTATTGGATGCAATTGATCAACCTGAATCGGATAGCATGGATTGTGCAATTAATGCATTGGAAGCTGCAGAAACTGAAGATGCCATTAGAATTTCTACCGAAGAGGAAAGGGATATGGATCCATTGGCCAAGTTTCTTCCCCCACCTCCTAAGAAAAAGTGCTCAGAGGAACTGCAA GAGAAGATTATCAAGTTTCTTGCACTGAAGAAGACAACTGGAAGAAGTTTCAACGCAGAGGTGCGCAATAAGAAGGAATATCGAAACCCTGACTTCTTGTTGCACGCTGTGACTTACCAAAATATTGATCAAATAGGATCTTGCTGCAGTAAATATGTTTTTGACCCTCATGGATATGACAAAAGTGACTTCTATGATGAAATAG AAGCTGACATTAGGCGGGAGGTAGAAAGGAGGGAActagaaaagaagaaaaatcaaaGGGTTGACTATATTTCTGGAGGAGCGCAGCAAGGAAATGTTGCTCCTACTCCAAAGATTAACACACCAATTCCAG TTGCTGTAGATGTTGCAGCCCGAGATGGAAGACATAACAAAAAGTCAAAGTGGGACAAG GTGGATGTTGATCAAAGGAATTTTAATCCGTCTGGAGGTCAGGAAACTCTGTCTGCTATTGGTGCTCATGCAGCCCTTATCTCTGCTGCTAAATCTG
- the LOC140984844 gene encoding uncharacterized protein, with amino-acid sequence MENRQLNFDAPLLSVRRFSSPIRSSELVNHNGFENTQPYRHNSLTLSKYDFEMEEVTKPASVPFHWEKIPGKSKGGVYTPEEPSITPRLPPAMVSDAIRRNSGEIPRMAHGRMSGPLRYNSGEIPRFLPGRASSSSRHNSGERSSDQNICRTQTETLNFMDHASLLEKLNESLDCKDESDTGSENAEFSDELHSISRTESSSFNYSVSGLSGYHSSCVKPSGTFSVDVQTRDFMMNRFLPAAKAVVLETPQYVTKKQLVANEPPKEQIKKVISCENKPLPKQYGFDSMQKRSEYMDNVESDDEQECPVPVKKRGKIWGIIPRLCVKNTLCLFSPLPGMKLRNHDPNFSAGEIRRPAQKAYSGPLYKNSCHPTPQKKFHSGLLYRDHKEIEKKLADDSNQILNSLGSYKSGLSPLRRNRSGGISPYRNESTKPPFREGAGFLGLPKEVDNYSAKKIASSRKMFLALQDVSRNQTNGTLKPECAIDGVKDIKMNQLPNQESSPPLESDVNFGTQDENSLECDEQREFDPSCMKSPLPPPLPKSPSESWLWRTLPSISLGNPFSHPPSKSPFDSRKQVQQGSKTDTKWETIVKSSYSRHDQVRYSAELVPFGSHRKYYS; translated from the exons ATGGAGAACAGGCAACTAAATTTTGATGCTCCCCTTCTGTCTGTACGGAGATTTTCATCACCCATACGCTCTTCAGAGCTCGTAAACCACAATGGGTTCGAAAATACACAACCCTATAGACACAATTCCCTTACATTGAGCAAATACGATTTTGAAATGGAGGAGGTGACAAAACCAGCTTCAGTTCCATTTCACTGGGAAAAAATCCCCGGAAAATCGAAAGGTGGAGTCTACACACCAGAGGAACCTTCCATTACACCGAGGCTTCCACCTGCCATGGTATCAGATGCCATTAGACGCAATTCGGGTGAAATTCCAAGGATGGCACACGGAAGGATGTCAGGTCCCTTAAGATACAATTCGGGTGAAATTCCGAGGTTTCTGCCGGGACGGGCGTCGAGTTCTTcaagacacaattctggtgaAAGATCGAGTGATCAGAATATTTGTAGGACTCAAACGGAAACATTAAATTTCATGGACCATGCTAGTCTTTTGGAGAAATTGAATGAGAGTTTAGATTGTAAAGATGAATCTGATACAGGAAGTGAAAATGCGGAATTTTCCGATGAACTTCACTCAATTTCACGAACAGAATCATCGTCCTTTAACTATAGTGTAAGTGGTCTGAGTGGGTACCATAGTTCATGTGTGAAACCATCTGGGACATTCTCTGTCGATGTTCAAACCCGAGATTTTATGATGAATAGATTCCTACCAGCGGCCAAGGCTGTTGTTTTGGAGACACCACAGTATGTCACGAAGAAACAGTTAGTGGCAAACGAGCCACCAAAAGAACAGATAAAGAAGGTGATTTCTTGTGAGAATAAGCCTTTGCCAAAGCAGTACGGTTTTGATTCGATGCAGAAACGTAGCGAGTACATGGATAATGTGGAAAGCGATGATGAACAGGAGTGCCCCGTTCCAGTGAAAAAGCGGGGTAAAATTTGGGGGATTATCCCTCGGTTGTGTGTGAAGAATACTTTGTGCCTCTTTAGTCCTTTGCCAGGAATGAAATTGAGAAACCACGATCCAAATTTTTCAGCAGGTGAAATTAGGCGACCGGCTCAAAAAGCATACAGCGGTCCTCTGTACAAG AATTCTTGCCATCCGACTCCTCAGAAAAAATTTCATTCCGGATTGTTATATCGGGACCATAAAGAAATCGAGAAAAAACTAGCTGATGATTCGAATCAGATTTTGAACTCTCTTGGCTCATACAAATCAGGACTGTCCCCCTTGAGGCGTAACAGAAGTGGTGGCATATCTCCCTACCGAAATGAATCTACGAAGCCTCCGTTCCGTGAAGGAGCGGGCTTTCTTGGACTTCCCAAGGAAGTTGACAATTACAGTGCCAAGAAAATCGCATCTTCTCGCAAAATGTTTTTGGCCTTGCAGGATGTATCAAGGAATCAGACAAATGGCACCCTGAAGCCTGAATGTGCCATTGATGGAGTGAAGGATATTAAAATGAATCAACTTCCTAATCAAGAATCAAGTCCACCTTTGGAATCTGATGTAAATTTTGGTACGCAAGATGAAAATAGTCTGGAATGTGACGAGCAAAGAGAATTTGATCCTTCTTGTATGAAGTCTCCATTACCTCCACCATTACCAAAATCTCCTTCCGAATCATGGCTTTGGCGTACTCTGCCTTCCATTTCTTTGGGCAATCCGTTTTCGCATCCGCCGAGTAAAAGCCCATTTGACTCTAGGAAACAGGTTCAGCAAGGTTCCAAGACTGATACCAAATGGGAGACTATTGTCAAATCTTCTTACTCACGACATGATCAAGTTCGCTATTCAGCG GAGCTAGTACCGTTTGGATCTCATAGAAAATACTATTCGTAG
- the LOC140984561 gene encoding uncharacterized protein isoform X4, whose product MESRKKASEGIALLSMYGDEDDEMEVAEDQDENLQEEEIPSIASDVVMVKDEDDLSAVGNENTSQKEERGPNAMSPNKLFNYVTSSATASPLFSRVSPQPPQHTVGLDLNLSHVPKNRLTIVDYGHEEGAMSPEAEDGEIVATGRVMYGDQLQTSDGEFRDSRSPRNARLATPNTRAMTPQLLDAIDQPESDSMDCAINALEAAETEDAIRISTEEERDMDPLAKFLPPPPKKKCSEELQEKIIKFLALKKTTGRSFNAEVRNKKEYRNPDFLLHAVTYQNIDQIGSCCSKYVFDPHGYDKSDFYDEIEADIRREVERRELEKKKNQRVDYISGGAQQGNVAPTPKINTPIPDVAARDGRHNKKSKWDKVDVDQRNFNPSGGQETLSAIGAHAALISAAKSGNRGERKQKIGDPVKENWRKDHSVDSCYKHFHSY is encoded by the exons ATGGAATCGAGGAAGAAAGCTTCTGAGGGCATAGCGTTGTTGTCCATGTATGGAGACGAAGACGATGAAATGGAAGTCGCCGAAGATCAGGATGAAAATCTTCAAGAAGAAGAAATCCCATCCATCGCGTCGGATGTCGTTATGGTGAAAGATGAAGATGATCTTAGTGCCGTTGGCAATGAAAATACGTCGCAGAAAGAAGAGCGAGGCCCGAATGCTATGTCTCCTAATAAGCTCTTTAATTATGTTACTTCCTCGGCAACTGCCTCTCCACTGTTCTCTCGCGTGTCACCTCAACCGCCGCAACATACGGTTGGTTTGGATTTGAACTTGTCTCATGTTCCAAAGAATCGGCTGACGATAGTGGATTATGGGCACGAGGAGGGGGCAATGTCTCCTGAAGCTGAG GATGGAGAAATAGTGGCGACTGGTCGAGTAATGTATGGGGATCAGCTTCAAACCAGTGACG GCGAGTTTCGGGATAGCAGATCACCAAGAAATGCTAGGCTCGCAACACCTAACACTCGAGCCATGACACCTCAATTATTGGATGCAATTGATCAACCTGAATCGGATAGCATGGATTGTGCAATTAATGCATTGGAAGCTGCAGAAACTGAAGATGCCATTAGAATTTCTACCGAAGAGGAAAGGGATATGGATCCATTGGCCAAGTTTCTTCCCCCACCTCCTAAGAAAAAGTGCTCAGAGGAACTGCAA GAGAAGATTATCAAGTTTCTTGCACTGAAGAAGACAACTGGAAGAAGTTTCAACGCAGAGGTGCGCAATAAGAAGGAATATCGAAACCCTGACTTCTTGTTGCACGCTGTGACTTACCAAAATATTGATCAAATAGGATCTTGCTGCAGTAAATATGTTTTTGACCCTCATGGATATGACAAAAGTGACTTCTATGATGAAATAG AAGCTGACATTAGGCGGGAGGTAGAAAGGAGGGAActagaaaagaagaaaaatcaaaGGGTTGACTATATTTCTGGAGGAGCGCAGCAAGGAAATGTTGCTCCTACTCCAAAGATTAACACACCAATTCCAG ATGTTGCAGCCCGAGATGGAAGACATAACAAAAAGTCAAAGTGGGACAAG GTGGATGTTGATCAAAGGAATTTTAATCCGTCTGGAGGTCAGGAAACTCTGTCTGCTATTGGTGCTCATGCAGCCCTTATCTCTGCTGCTAAATCTG